GATTCGTTTTCTCTTTTGAGTTCTTCATACTCTTGTTGACGTCGTTCTTCTTCGCTCATATTCTTACGCTGAAACTCTTTTTCAGCTTCTTCACGTGCTTTTCTAGCTGCCTGTTTTGCTCTTTTAGCAACAATTGCATCGACATCGGCTTGCGTAAATGTTTTTTCTTCTTGTTGTGTCTCTTCTGTTTCTTGCGTCTGATCATTTTGTTCTTGCTCTTGCCCTTGTTCCTCTGTTGTATCAGCTCCGTCTTCGCTAGCAAAAAACTGTAAGTCTAATCGTAGAGGAAACTTAGTTTGTTTTAGTTCTTTCATCTGTACCTCCATTTATAGCCTGTCGGCTTTCGATTCCATGTGTTTAACGTCCACAAGTACGACGAGTATCTATTTCAAGAATTGTTTCTTATACTCGTTATAAGTCATTTCTGGTTCGTTCACTTTTACACTCTTACCAGCGTTATCTCTCACCCAACGATATTTCGGGCCACTTACACCTTCAAAATACGGTATAGGCAATGTACGGCATCGTGGATGTAACGGCGGATAGTTGTACCCCACACTTGCATCAGCACGGTTATAAACCTTACTTGTGTCTAATGAACGACACTTAGGCGACGTACGATGGTCAAATGTTACATGTAGCTTGTACTGTTCGATTTCAGCCTCACCAAAACTATCTAATGTAGCTCGGTTATAGAAGTAAGACGACTCTGTATGCACAAGCGTAATAGCATGACTCATTTCCACATTCATCTTTTTGGCTAATCGCTCGGATACTTCATCAGCATGAAGCCCTTGGATAACATCTTGCGTCAATTCTTCTCGTAGCACCTGTAACAGCTTCTTCTTGTTGTTCCAGATACGATTAGAGAAGTTCTCTCCGC
The window above is part of the Bacillus cytotoxicus NVH 391-98 genome. Proteins encoded here:
- a CDS encoding DUF4355 domain-containing protein, translated to MKELKQTKFPLRLDLQFFASEDGADTTEEQGQEQEQNDQTQETEETQQEEKTFTQADVDAIVAKRAKQAARKAREEAEKEFQRKNMSEEERRQQEYEELKRENESYKAKARRAELKDHATDILREAGVPTRFASRLIGEDEEATAQAAKEFIEVWNSELSTAVKGKLAGQTPKTPKVEEKTQVDPIEASFDKGWND